From a region of the Triticum aestivum cultivar Chinese Spring chromosome 7D, IWGSC CS RefSeq v2.1, whole genome shotgun sequence genome:
- the LOC123167240 gene encoding blue copper protein 1b, producing MEARVAAAVLVLLALVLVVPEACRAERFIVGDAARWTWGYNYTDWVIRKGPFFQDDSLVFTYDPPNATTHAHSVYMMRNLADYQSCNLKAAKLVAGVTEGVGAGFEFVLKKRKMHYFVCGERQGLHCTAGQMKFIVKPKSSVCRD from the exons ATGGAGGCGAGGGTGGCCGCGGCGGTGCTCGTGCTGCTGGCGCTGGTGCTCGTCGTCCCGGAGGCGTGCCGGGCGGAGCGGTTCATCGTCGGCGACGCGGCGCGGTGGACGTGGGGGTACAACTACACCGACTGGGTCATCAGGAAGGGCCCCTTCTTCCAGGACGACAGCCTCG TGTTCACGTACGACCCGCCGAACGCGACGACGCACGCGCACAGCGTGTACATGATGCGGAACCTGGCTGACTACCAGTCGTGCAACCTCAAGGCGGCCAAGCTGGTGGCCGGCGTGACGGAGGGCGTCGGCGCGGGCTTCGAGTTCGTCCTCAAGAAGCGCAAGATGCACTACTTCGTCTGTGGCGAGCGCCAAGGCCTCCACTGCACCGCCGGCCAGATGAAGTTCATCGTCAAGCCCAAGAGCTCCGTCTGCCGCGACTGA
- the LOC123167238 gene encoding pentatricopeptide repeat-containing protein At5g18475 translates to MKPPPLPAPARAPPLPWISPLQYRSPTRAAPASPPPPPPPPSSPPPRRVDHPDLARLIASSQSGQRALDLFNAAAEQRGFSHTASTFSALLIRLARARLPSAATAVLRRAASAPCRFLEPHLLPLLRLLPPDHALALLRLLPALLHRRRVSHKALAVCLDRLVSSRCPNVLDDLIADLRDPRNKYLPAPNTCVYNILIKHYIKNGDSETAFRVLDEMREYTCGDVRPNLVTYSTLLGGLCRAGKMKEAFELFEGMIEKDHIVPDQLTYNLIIDGFCRLGQVEKARTIFGFMRKNECEPNAFNYATLINGHCKKGEVENAKLVFEEMRTAGVEPDAVSYTALIGCLCRHGSVDEGINLLMEMREKGCKADVVTYNLLLEGLCKDGRMAEVMDLLGRLPEEGVQLNVASYRIVMNTLCSSGDMEKAVGLLGLMLRRGFLPHYAASNKLLIGLCDVGQVADATAALYGLAKFGFMPEASCWAKLIEAVCRDRKLRRSVELLDILITGG, encoded by the coding sequence CCGTGGATCTCCCCACTCCAGTACCGCAGCCCCACCCGCGCCGCGCCCGcctccccgcccccgcccccgccgccgccctcctccccccCGCCGCGCCGCGTCGACCACCCGGACCTCGCGCGCCTCATCGCCTCCTCGCAGTCCGGGCAGCGCGCGCTCGACCTCTTCAACGCCGCCGCGGAGCAGCGCGGGTTCTCGCACACCGCCTCCACCTTCTCCGCGCTCCTCATCCGCCTCGCGCGCGCGCGCCTaccgtccgccgccaccgccgtcctccgccgcgccgcctccgcGCCCTGCCGCTTCCTCGAGCCGCACCTCCTgccactcctccgcctcctcccgccCGACCACGCCCTCGCGCTCCTCCGCCTCCTGCCGgcgctcctccaccgccgccgcgtcTCGCACAAGGCCCTCGCCGTCTGCCTCGACCGCCTCGTCTCCTCCCGCTGCCCCAACGTGCTCGACGACCTCATAGCCGACCTGCGCGACCCGCGGAACAAGTACCTCCCCGCTCCCAACACCTGCGTCTACAACATCCTCATCAAGCACTACATCAAGAACGGCGACTCCGAGACTGCCTTCAGGGTGCTCGATGAAATGCGTGAGTACACCTGCGGCGATGTGAGGCCAAACCTGGTCACCTATTCGACCTTGTTGGGCGGGCTCTGTCGTGCTGGTAAGATGAAGGAAGCGTTTGAACTATTTGAGGGGATGATCGAGAAAGACCACATCGTGCCAGACCAGCTGACATACAATCTGATCATCGACGGATTCTGCCGTCTGGGGCAGGTGGAGAAGGCACGGACAATCTTTGGATTTATGAGGAAGAATGAGTGTGAGCCAAATGCTTTCAACTATGCAACTCTTATCAATGGACACTGCAAGAAAGGGGAAGTGGAGAATGCAAAGCTGGTGTTCGAGGAGATGAGGACTGCTGGGGTGGAACCAGACGCCGTCAGCTACACGGCACTGATCGGGTGCCTTTGTAGACATGGGAGTGTCGATGAGGGGATCAATCTTCTGATGGAGATGAGGGAGAAGGGATGCAAGGCTGATGTTGTCACATACAATCTGCTGCTTGAAGGGCTGTGCAAAGATGGGCGGATGGCGGAAGTGATGGACTTGCTTGGGAGGTTGCCAGAGGAAGGAGTTCAGTTGAACGTCGCAAGCTATCGGATTGTGATGAATACTCTGTGCTCAAGTGGAGATATGGAGAAGGCCGTTGGCTTGCTGGGATTAATGCTCAGAAGAGGGTTTTTGCCGCACTATGCAGCCTCAAACAAATTGTTGATTGGTCTGTGCGATGTTGGGCAAGTGGCAGATGCGACAGCCGCATTGTATGGATTGGCCAAATTTGGGTTCATGCCAGAGGCTAGTTGTTGGGCAAAGCTGATTGAGGCTGTGTGCCGGGACAGAAAACTTAGGAGATCTGTTGAGCTTCTGGATATCTTAATTACGGGAGGGTGA
- the LOC123165104 gene encoding peptidyl-prolyl cis-trans isomerase CYP40: protein MEGAAPAPAAAAAEVKNPRCFMDITIGGEMEGRIVIELYASVVPRTAENFRALCTGEKGVGASGKPLHYKGSYFHRIIKGFMVQGGDFTAGDGTGGESIYGSKFEDENFILKHERKGILSMANSGPNTNGSQFFITTTRTPHLDGKHVVFARVIKGMGVVRSCEHIPVGEADRPTVDAVIAECGELPEGADDGVVNFFKDGDMYPDWPNDLDEKPTEVSWWMEAVESAKAFGNDNFKKQDYKTALRKYRKALRYLDVCWEKEEIDEEKSSALRKTKSIILTNSSACKMKLGDLKGALLDADFALRETEGNAKAFFRQGQAHIALNDIDAAVESFQHALDLEPNDGAIKRELAAAKKKISNRRDKERKAYARMFQP from the exons ATGGAGGGCGCAGCACCGgccccagcggcggcggcggcggaggtgaaaaACCCGAGGTGCTTCATGGACATCACCATCGGCGGCGAGATGGAGGGGAGGATCGTGATAGAGCTGTACGCGTCCGTGGTCCCGCGGACGGCGGAGAATTTCCGCGCGCTCTGCACCGGCGAGAAGGGCGTCGGCGCCTCCGGCAAGCCGCTCCACTATAAG GGATCATACTTCCATCGCATTATCAAAGGTTTTATGGTACAAGGTGGAGATTTTACTGCTGGTGATGGAACAGGAGGGGAGTCGATTTATGGATCGAAATTTGAGGATGAGAATTTTATTTTAAAGCATGAGAGGAAGGGAATATTATCTATGGCCAATTCTGGCCCCAACACAAATGGATCTCAATTTTTCATCACTACCACCCGAACACCTCATTTAGATGGGAAACATGTAGTTTTTGCGAGAGTAATAAAGGGAATGGGTGTGGTTCGTTCTTGTGAGCACATTCCTGTTGGAGAAGCTGACCGTCCCACAGTTGATGCCGTAATTGCTGAATGTGGGGAACTTCCTGAAGGTGCAGATGATGGAGTTGTGAACTTTTTCAAGGATGGTGACATGTATCCTGACTGGCCAAATGATCTCGATGAGAAGCCTACAGAGGTTTCATGGTGGATGGAAGCTGTGGAGTCTGCCAAGGCTTTTGGGAATGATAATTTCAAG AAACAGGATTATAAGACGGCCCTGAGGAAGTACAGGAAAGCTCTGCGCTACTTGGATGTTTGCTGGGAGAAAGAAGAGATAGATGAAG AGAAGAGCTCAGCACTACGGAAGACCAAGTCCATAATACTCACGAATAGCTCT GCATGCAAAATGAAGCTGGGAGATTTGAAGGGTGCTTTGTTGGATGCAGATTTTGCGCTGCGTGAAACAGAGGGCAATGCTAAGGCTTTTTTCCGACAAGGACAG GCACACATAGCACTTAATGACATTGATGCAGCAGTGGAGAGCTTCCAGCATGCATTGGACTTGGAGCCGAACGATG GAGCAATTAAACGCGAGCTGGCTGCTGCAAAGAAGAAG ATCTCCAACAGGAGAGATAAGGAGCGCAAGGCATACGCCAGGATGTTCCAACCTTAA